The genomic DNA CGCTTCGGGAGGCCCCGCGTGCAGCCCGTCCTTCCGCGCCCGGGACCGCTGGCGGGTGCGGCGCGCCCGGCCGGCGGCTCTTCGATCGGGGGTCGATCTCTCCCCGGGAGATCGCCGAAGGCGAAGCGCGCCTTCCGGGGGGCCGGCGAGCCGCCGGGGACGCCGCCGATCGGATCTCTCCGGTGAAACCGGCCGATCTGTCCGACGCCAAGAGCGCCGGCGGGCGAAAGCCCCGGCGCGCCGTCCCGTAGCCCTCCGGCACGCTCCGTCGGCTCCCGCCGCGGAAGCCGGCGCGAGGCGCCGCGCGGCCGGTCCCTCGCTTCGGCTCCCGGCCGGAACGGTTCCCGACCGGAACCTCGCCCGCTCCGCGCCCGGCGGGACTCTCCTTCCCGTTCTCCTACCGGATCATCCCCCCGACATGGAGTGCGGCGAAGATCACCAGCCAGACGGCCGCCAGGAAGTGCCAGTACGCTGCGCACAGCGACACGCCTTCGTGAGCTCCGGGAGCGTAGCGCCGCGCCGCCGCCCGCGCGGTGGTGACGCCCAAGGGGATCAATCCGCCCAGCACGTGGAGCGCATGAAGGACGGTCAGGAAGTAGAAGCTGAACCCGTAGAGGTTGCGCACGCCCGCGGGTCCGCCCCGGCCGGCCAGCGCCGTCCAGTTCCACGCCTGCGAGGCGAGGAAGGCGAAAGCGCAGAGCAGGGCGAGCCGGAGCCACCGCGCCAGCCCCCCGGCATCCCCCGCCCGAATCCGCTGCAAGGCGCGCTGCACGGCGCCGCTCACCGCCAGCGCCAGCGCGCTGCTCAGCCACAGCCCGCGCGGCAGGGGGGGAGCCCCCGGAGGAGGCCATTCTCGAGCGGCCAGGAGCGTCACGAGGTAACCGGCGAGCCCTGCGCCGAAGAGCATCGTGAGGGAAGCGAGGAAGAGCGTCAGGCCCAGGCGCCCGACCCCGGGCGGGCGCTGCGGCCGGCGCAGCAGGGGGTCGAGTCCACGGCCCGGGCTCCGCCGTCCGGCCACCGGAGATCCGCCGGCGGCCATGGGATCAGCGCGCCTGCTGGATCGCCGGGGCGTACCCCTCGATGAGCTGCGGCTGGTACGACTCCCGATCGAGCAGCGCGATGCCGATGAACAACGCGACGAACACGAGGGCCGCGACGAACACCACCGCGTTGAACGGCGAGTCGTACCGCAGGTGCATGAAGAAAAGAACGACCAGCGATCCCTTCAGCGCCGCGATCCCCAACGCGATCCAGACGTTGGCGTCCCCGAGGTCCACCTGCGCGGCCGCCACCGTCACCACCGTGAGTCCGAGCAGCGCAACGAAGACCGCGACGAGCTGCCTCAGCGAGCTGATGTGGCCCGGGCCGTGGCTCCCGGCAGCGGTGTTGGGTTCGGCATTGGCGGTCATCGTGTCACCTCTAGCTGATCAGGTACAGGAGCGGGAAAAGGAAAATCCAAATCAGATCCACGAGGTGCCAGTAGAGCCCCACGAGATCGACCGGTGTGTAGTACGAGCTGGAAAAGTCGCCGCGGACGGCCCTCCGGAGCACCCAGCCGATGGCCAGCATCCCCATCAGCACATGGAGGCCGTGCAGCCCGGTCATCAGGAAGTAGATCCCGAAGAAGATGTGCATGTTCGCCGGGGGCTCCTTCGGCAGCAGCGCCTCCGGGGCGGTGCCGGCCGCCCACCCGGTCTCCGCCCCGCTTTCGTGCGCGGCCGCTCCGTGCTCCGCGAGGAGCTCCGGGTCCGGCGAGAACTTCGTTCCCCACAGCAGGTGGTGCTCGAACTTCGCCTTGTACTCGACGTACTTCACGGTCATGAAGCCGGCGCCGCAGAGGAGCGTGATCGCCAGCAGCACCGCCAGAGCCCGCCGCCGCCCGAGCTGGGCCTCCCGCACGCCCCACGCCATCGTGAAGCTCGAGGTGATCAGGATGACCGTGTTGAGGCCTCCCAGACGCCAGTCGAGGAACCGGTGCGCGAACCGGAAGGTCTCGGGATGCGAGGCACGGTAGATGGCGTAGGCGCAGAACAGCCCGCTGAAAAGGAGCACTTCCGTCGCCAGAAAAAGCCACATCCCGAGCTTGCCGGCCTCGAACTGCTGCTCCGGCGTGTCGAAGTGATGCTGCAGGTGCGGCGGGTGCGCCGCATGCCCCACCGCCGTGTCCGCGCTCATGCCCGCACCCCTTCGGCCGCCGCCCGCACGTAACCCCCGACCGATTCGTCGTACCGCCATCCCGAGTGATCGTACGGATCCGACACCTCCGGCGGGCTCAGGAAGTTGTGGACCGGCGGCGGTGAAGTGGTGTGCCACTCGAGGGTGTTCGCGCCCCATGGATTCGCGGGCGCCGGACGTCCCCTGAACAGCGAGTGGAGCAGATAGCCGAGGATCAACAGGAAGGCGACCCCCATCAGGTAGGAGCCCATCGTGGAGATCACGTGGTACTTCTGGAATTCAGGCAGGTAGTTGTAGTAGCGGCGGGGCATGCCCTTGGTCCCCGCGATGAACTGCACGAAGAAGGTGAGGTTGAATCCCACCAGAACCAGGATCGCTCCGATCCGTCCGAGCTTTTCGTTGTACATCCTGCCGAACATCTTCGGCCACCAGTAGTGCAGCGCCCCCAGGAGCGCCGACACCGTGCCGCCCACCATGACGTAGTGGAAGTGCGCCACAACGAAGTAGGTGTCGTGTACGTGCACATCGGTGGCGAGAGTCGCCAGGAACAGACCTGTGAGCCCCCCGATCAGGAAAAGCCACAGGAAGGAAAGGAAGTAGAGCATGGGGGTGTCCAGCCGCACGGCGCCCTTGTACATCGTGGCGACCCAGTTGAACGCCTTGATCGCCGACGGCACCGCCACCGCGAAGGTGAGGAAGCTGAAAATCGTCGAGGCCAGATTCGACTGGCCGGACGTGAACATGTGGTGCCCCCACACCAGGAATCCGATGACCGCGATCGCGACGCTGCTGTACGCGATGAACTTGTAACCGAAGATATGTTTGCGGCTGAACGTCGAGACAATCTCGCTCGCGACGCCCATCGCCGGAAGCACCATGATGTAGACGGCGGGGTGGGAGTAGAACCAGAAGAAATGCTGGAACAGCACGGGATCGCCCCCGAGCGCCGGGTCGAACAAACCGACCCCCATCACCCGCTCCACGGCGATGAGCAGCAGCGTGATGCCCAGGACCGGAGTGGCCAGGATCTGAATGATGCTGGTGGCGTACAGTGCCCAGGCGAACAGCGGCATCTGGAACCATCCCATCCCGGGCCGCCGAAGCTTGTGAATCGTCACGATGAAATTGAGTCCGGTGAAGATCGAGGCGAACCCGAGGATGAACGCCCCCAGCACGACGGTGGTCACGCTGGTGGTCGTGGTGGTGCTGTACGGGGCGTAGAAGGTCCAGCCCGTGTCCACCCCGTTCATCAACATCGCCGCGATGAAGAACAGCGATCCGAGCACGTACACCCAGTAGCTCGCCAGATTCAGGCGCGGAAACGCCACGTCCTTGGCGCCGAGCATCAGCGGGAGCGCGAAGTTCCCCATCGCCGAGGGAATCCCCGGGATGAGGAACATGAAGATCATGATCGCCCCGTGCAGGGTGAACATCTGGTTGTAAGTATCGGCGTCGACGATCGTCTTGCCCGGGGTCAACAGCTCGGTCCGGACCAGCAGGGCGAACACGCCGCCGATGAAGAACGCGGTCAGCGTGCTCACCAGGTACATCACGCCGATCCGTTTGTGGTCCAGCGTGAAGAGCCAGGACAGCAGTCCGCGAGGCTCCGTCAGATAGTTCGTGCCCTCGGCGGCCCCGGCCAAGGCGTCGTCGGCTGTCGTGTCCATCACGCTCATCGGTTGCTCCGCGCTCCGGTGACGGGCCGTCGCGGCCCGACCGCTGTCATTTCAGCGTCTTCAGGTACGCGATGATCGCGTCGATCTCCTCGTCTTTGAGCCGTCCCTGGAACGTCGGCATCACCGGGTCGAAACCGGCCGCGACCTTCGCCTGCGGGTAGAGGATCGACTCCCGGATGAAGTTCTCGTCCACGACGACTTCCGACCCGTCCGTGAGGACCCGGCGCCGGCCCATGATCCCCTTGAACGTCGGCCCCACGCCCGGAGAGCCGTCCGTCGAGTGGCACTGCTTGCATCCGCGCTTCTGGTAGAGCAGCTCGCCGGCCTCCGCGGGAGGCATGCGTCCCACGATGTCGCTCGCGCGCTTGAGCCAGCGCTCGAAGTCGCCCGGTTCGTGGACGACGACCTTCGCCAGCATGTCCGAATGGCTCGTGCCGCAGTACTCGGCGCAGAACAGCGTGTACTCCCCCGGCTTGATGGCCCGGAAGGAGACCTTGTTGTACCGGCCGGGGACGGCGTCGCGCTTCACCCGGAAGGCGGGGATGTACAGGCTGTGGATCACGTCCTTCGATGTGAGGACGAGCGTCACGTCACGCCCGGCCGGAAGATGGAGTTCGTTGTCGATGTAGCCGTTGGGGTACTGGAAGCTCCAGGCCCACTTCTGCCCCTCGACGTTGATCTCGTAGGCGTCCACCGGCGGGACGTACATGTCCATGTAGCCCTTGAACCCGTACCAGAACATCATCACCAGCAGGATCGCGGGGATGATGCTCCAGGTCAGCTCGAGCGCGGTGTTGTGGCTCGGGCTGGGTTCCGGCTCGCGGCCGGGCCGCGCGCGGTACCGCCACATGAACCAGAGCGTCGCCCCGACCAGGATCACGAAGAAGACGGCCGATACGCCGGTGAGGAAATAGAAGGCGAAATCCACCTCGCGCGCGACGTCGGAGGCCTGCTCCGGGAGGAACGGTCCGGGTGCCGCGCCGAGGAGGAGGGCCGCTGGAATCGGCGTGCCTGGGTGGTCTGTCATGTTCGAAGCCCCGAGTTCATACGTCGCCGGAGGCCCGGCCGCGACGCGCCCGCTCCCGCAGCCAGAGGGAGCCGAGCAAGAGCGCCAGAAGCACCACGACGAGGCCGGCGCCAGCCCTGACGAAGTTCATCACCACGGGTGTGTAGCGGCCTTCCGAGGCGTCGTAATGGAAGCAGTAGAGCACGACGCGATCGAGAGTCGACCCGATCCGGCCTCCCGCCGCCTCGACGAGAGACAGCCGCAGCGTCCGTGGTTCGTACAGGACACCGTAGAGGTACCGCGTGATCTTCCCGTCCGGCGCGAGGAGAAAGATCGCTGCCTGGTGCGCGTACTCCTTGCGCTCCTCGTTCCACCGGTAGCCGAACCCGACGGCCTGCGTGAGCTTCTCGATCGCCGGTTCCTCGCCGGTGAGGAAGTGCCAGCCTTTCTCCGCCTGCGGCCGCCCGTACGCTTCCAGGTAATTCCGTTTCTTGAGCCTGGCGAGCGCAGAGGTCTCGCGGGGGTTGAAGCTGACCGTCACGATCTCGAATTCCCGTCCGGGGGTCCAGTCGATCTCCTCGAGCGCCTGCACGAGGCCGCTGAGCACCAGATTGCAAAGCATCGGGCACTCGTAGTAGACGAGCGTCAGAATCACCGGCCGACCGTGGCCGAAAAAGTCGCCCAGTCGAACCTCGCGGCCCTCTTCGTCCCGGAAGGTGAGGTCGAGCGGGATCTTCCGGCCCAGGTGCTCCTCGATCCGCACGCCCTGCAGCTCGGGCGGCAGCTCCCGTGCCACCTGCGCGCGGGCGGCTCCCGGCCAGCTGAAGGCGGCCGCCGCCGCGACCAGAGCCGCGATCGGGAGCCTGCTCGTCACCGCGCGTCCTCCGGCCTTCCGGCCTCGAGCTCCTGGAGGGTGAGCTCCATCGCCCGCTCGATCGGAATGGCGACGCGCCCCGTCTCCGGGTCGAGCATCCGGTACGAGTGGAGCAGCTTCTCCTGCTGCGCCCGCAACGTCACCAGCTCCTGATACGGCCGCTCGACGACCTTGCGCTCCAGCTCCTTCTGTTCGTAGGCGAAGAAGAATCCTTGAACGGCGAGGATGATCTCCACCACCAAGGCGATGCCGATCGCCCCGTACAGGAAGGTCGACACGACATCCACGTCGTCGCCCCTCCGCGCCTTCTCGCTCGAACTTCCCGCGATTCCGGATCCCGTCGTCATCTCACGCGTTCTCCAGCGCCAGCGACTCGGCCAGCCGTGGGTCGCGCACCGGGGCCAGCGGGGCCCGCCCCAGCCGATGGGCCGTCCAGGCGACGAAGACACCGCCCACGGCGGCCAGCCCCGCCAGATCGGCGATCGAGAGCGGCACGCGGCCCGGGCTGAATTCCGGCATGACGACCCAGTAGAGATCGACCCAATGCATGGCGAGGACCCAGAGCGCGACCGCCGCCAGCGCTCCCTTCCGCCGCTTCGGGACCCTCGAGAGGAGGAACAGGAACGGCACGAGAAAGTGGCCGACGATCAGCAGCAGGCCGACCCGGGCCCAATCGCCGCTCTGCCGCTTGAGGAACCACTCGGTCTCCTCCGGGATGTCCGCATACCAGATGAGCATGTACTGGGAGTACGCGATGTACGCCCAGAAGATGACGAAGCCGAACAGGAACTTCCCGATGTCGTGGTAGTGCTCGGCGGTGATCGACCGCTGCAGGTATCCGGCCTGCTGGAGGCGGACCAGCATCACCGCCAGCAGTGAAAAAATGGCCACCGTGCTGCCGCCGAAGAAGTAGACACCGAAGATCGTGCTGAACCAGTGCGGATCGAGCGACATCAGCAGGTCGAAGGCGGCGAACGTCTGGGTGACCGCGTAGAGGATCATTCCGTGGGTGCTCGCCCGCTCCATCCGGATCGTGAGCGACGGGTCGCCGCTTTCGTCCTGCTCGCGCGAGAGTTTGTGGAAATAGAGAGCGTACGAGCACCAGCAGACGAAATAGAGCACCCACCGAGCCACGAAGAACTCGACGTTGAGATAGCCCGACTTGTGGGCGATGAGCGGATCGCCGGCGGCGTGATCGGGGTCCGCCCAGCGGTACAAAGACGGCAGGGCCCACAAGACCGGCAGGCACAGCACCGCCAGCGGCACCACCGCCGTGGCGACGGCTTCGGCCAACCGGCGCACCAGCACCGACCAGCCCGCCTTCGTGAGGTGCTGGAGCAGCACGAAGAAGAGCCCCCCGAGCGCCAGGCTGAGAAAGTAGGCGAAGCTCACCAGGTAGGAGCGCAGGAACCGGTCCGGTCCCGCCAGCAGCGGCCCGGCGGCGAATCCGGCGATCGCCACGAGGAAACCGGCCAGCGCGACCCGCCGTCCGCGCGCCGAATAGTCCAACCGATCGTCGTTCAGCGTCACGGCGCCGCCTCCTGCCGCAGGGAATCCCGGAGCGCTTCCGGAACGTCCTCGATAGACGCGTTCTGGCTCCGCTGGAGCGCCCGCACGTAGGCGACGATCTTCCACCGATCGGCCACCGGGATCTGGGCGCCGTACCCCGGCATGTTGCGAATCCCGTACGTGATCGTGTTGAAGATGTGTCCGACAGGACGAGAGCGGACGAGGTCCGTGTGGTACGAGCTGGGCGGGACCCAGGCCGGCTCCTCGAGCTGCTCCGCCCGCCTGGAGACCATCCCGTCGCCGTAGCCGGCCAGCCCGTGGCACGGCGCGCAGTAGATGTTGTACCGCTCCTGACCGCGGCGCAGCGCCTCCGCGTCGATCTTGACCTGATCCGGGAAGGTGGTCGCCCACTCGCCGTCGACCTTCCCTTCATAGAAGTGCTCGTCGAGCTGCAGCTCTCCGCGCGCCACGGTCCCGGGGACCGGCGGCCGCATCGCCCGCGCGTCGCGGAACAGCGGATTGACCGACTGGGTCTTGAACTTCCGCTGCTGATCCATGTCCGTGAACAGGTGGATCGGCGGCTTCGTCGAGGTCGAGAACCGCGCCTTCGCCACCAGCGCGAGCGGTAACCAGGAAAGCACCACCGCCAGCAGGAAGGCCGGCCGGAGCCAACGGGGCGCGCCGCGCCGGTCACTCATCCCGCACCTCCTCGACGGAAAGCGCCCCGGTCTCCTCGAGCAGTTTGGCCGTCGCCACCCGGTCGAACATCCGGTCGGCGACGTCGACGAAGATGAACAGGCCGTCGTCCGTGACCTTGTCGAAGCCGCGGGCGCCGAACAGGGGGTGATGGGGCCGGGGCAATCCGTTCAGGGCGATCATCGACACGAACGCCGTCAGCGCGGCGAACAGCACCGTCAACTCGAACACCACCGGGATGTAGGCGGGGAGGGCGAAGAACGGCTTGCCCGAGATGACCAGCGGGTAGGACACCGCATGGGTCCACCAGGTCAGCCACAGGCCGGTCACCGCCCCTGCCGCCCCACCGGCGAAGACGATCCACGGCAGGCGGGTCCGGCGGTTCCCCATGGCCGCCTCGATGCCGTGAACGGGAAACGGCGTCAGCGCGTCCCACTGCCGGTACCCGGCGTCCCGCACCTGGGCGCAAGCGTCCAGCAGCGCATCGACGTCCTCGTACCGGGCGAGGAGTCCCGCGAGCTGTCCCTGATCGCCCCGCTCGGCGGTGCTTCCGCTCATCGCGACCTCCCCTCAGTGGCCGGCGCCCGCTGCCGCACGGTGCGGATGCGAGGCCGGCATCACGCTTTTCACCTCCGCCATGGCGATGAACGGGGCGAAGCGGCAGAAGAGGGTGAACAGGAAGAAGAAGAGGCCGAACGAGCCGAGCAGCGTCAGGATGTCGACCCAGGTGGGAATGTAGATGCCCCACGACGAGGGCAGGAAGTCCCGGTGGAGCGACATGACGATGACGAACCGCTCGAACCACATGCCCACGTTCACCAGCACGCCGATGATCATCATCCAGACGAGGTTGGTCCGCACGCGTTTGAACCAGAACAGCTGGGGCACGATCGCGTTGCAGGTGAACATGATCCAGTACGCCCAGCCGTACGGACCGAAAGCCCGGTTGAGGAACACGAAGAACTCGGTCAGGTTCCCCGAGTACCAGGAGATGAAGAACTCGATCGAATAGGAGTATCCGACCATCGTCCCGGTCGCCAGGATGATCTTGCACATGTTCTCCAGGTGCCGCATGGTGATCAGCTCCTTGAGCCCGAAGAACTGACGTGCGGGCACGAGCAGCGTGAGCACCATCGCGAAACCGGAGAAGATCGCGCCGGCGACGAAGTACGGCGGGAAGATCGTCGTGTGCCATCCGGGGAGCTGGGCCACCGCGAAGTCGAAGCTCACCACCGAGTGAACGCTCAGCACCAGCGGCGTGGCCAGCGCCGCCAGCAGCAGGTACGTGACCTCGTACCGGTGCCACTGCCGGGCGGAGCCGCGCCATCCGAGACTCAGCAACCCGTAGGCGATCCTCCGCGCCTTGGTCGGGGCACGGTCACGGAGCGTCGCCAGATCGGGAATCATCCCCATGTACCAGAAGACGAGCGACACGGTGAAGTAGGTGCTGACCGCGAAGACGTCCCACAGCAGGGGGCTGCGGAAATTGGGCCACATCCCGGACCAGTTGGGGATCGGGAAGATCCAGTACTCGAACCAAACCCGCCCCACGTGGATCGCCGGGAACATGCCGGCGCAGATGACCGCGAAGATCGTCATCGCCTCGGCGGCCCGATTGATGCTCGTTCGCCACTGCTGGCGGAACAGGAACAGGATCGCCGAGATCAGCGTCCCGGCATGACCGATCCCGACCCAGAACACGAAGTTGACGATGGCGAAGCCCCACCCCACCGGGATGTTGACGCCCCAGACGCCGATCCCGGTCGAGATGAGATAGACGACCATCGCGAGAAGAACGAGGGTCAGCAGGCCCGAGACCGCGAGCGACACGTACCAGCCGCGGGGAGGCTTCGGCCGCTCGACGACCCGACTCACCTTCTCCGTGATCGAGTGGAAATCGTTGTCGCCGAGCACGAGCGGCGGGCGCTCGAGCGGCGTGTCCTCGCCGTAGGGCCGATAGCCGATCGCCTGCGTGCTCATGGATCAGGCGTGCTCCGTGCCGCCGGTGTCGGGCACCGGGTTCTTCAGTTTCGCCAGGTAGACGTTGCGGGGCCTCACGTTCAGCTCCGCCAGGATCGGGTAGGCGCGGTGATGGGCGTGCATCCGGGAGACGCGGCTCTCGGGATCGTTGAGATCGCCGAAGACGATCGCCTGGGTGGGGCAGGCCTGGGCGCAGGCGGGCACGACCTCACCGTCCCGGATCCGGCGCCGCGGCTCTTCCGGATCGAGTTTCGCCCGATGGCGGGCGGCTTCGATCCGCTGCACGCAGAACGTGCACTTCTCCATCACGCCCCGGCTGCGGAGGGTCACCTCCGGATTGTGCTGCATCGCCTCCAGCGGGGTCACGTGCTTCCAGTTGTTGAAGAAGTTGAACCGCCGCACCTTGTACGGGCAGTTGTTCGAACAATAACGCGTGCCGATGCAGCGGTTATAGACCATCTGGTTCAGGCCTTCGGCGCTGTGCACCGTCGCCGCCACCGGACACACCTGTTCGCAGGGAGCGTTCTCGCACTGCTGGCACGTCACCGGCTGGAACGCCAGTTCCGGACTCTCCGGGCTTCCCTTGAAGTAGCGGTCGACCCGGATCCAGTGCATCTCCCGGCCGTTGATCACCTCGCGCTTGCCGACGACGGGGATGTTGTTCTCGGCCTGACAGGCGACCACGCAGGCGTTGCAGCCGGTGCAGGCGGCGAGGTCGATCGCCATCCCCCACTTGTAGCCGTCGTACTCGATCGGCTCGGAGAAGAGCGACACGAGCGGGGGATGGTGCCCCATGTGCTTCGCGAAGTCGGGATGCTCCCGGTAGTGCTCGATCGTCGCCTCGCGGATCAGCTCCTCCGCGCGCCGGCCGCGCTCGCGGCGTCCACGGGCGTCGATCGCCCAGTGCAGCTGAGTCACCGCCAGCTCTTCCCGCCGGCCCGTCTTCGCCACCTCCACCCCGGACACGAAACCGGCCGCCGCCCGCGTGCGCAGGCGGTAGGCGTCGGCGCCCACGCCGTCGCCCACGCGCCCCGCCGCTCTCCGGCCGAAGCCCAGCCAGACGGACGCGGCACCGGGCGCCTGGCCCGGCAGCACGTAGGCCGGCAGCTCGATCGACCGCCCGTTGGCGGTCACGCGGAGGACGTCGCCCGTTTCCACGCCGAGCCTGGCCGCATCCTGGACGCCCAGCAGCAGCGCGTTGTCCCAGGTCAGCTTGGTCACCGGCTCGGGCAGCTCCTGGAGCCAGCCGATGTTGGCGAACCGCCCGTCCCACAGCCGCGGGTCCGGCGACAGCACCAGCTCGATCCCCCCCTCCTCCTCCGCGGCCTCCGGGACGCCGATCCATTCCGCCAGGCCGCCGATCCGCGGAGCGGGCGCTTCACGGGGCCAGGCCGTCGAGGGAACGAGCCCGTCGTGGAGCGCGCGGCGCCACCCGGTCTCGGAGCCGCCGTCCCAGCCGTTCTCGGCGAAGGTCCGGCGCACGATCGCGTGCGCGGATTTCGCCTCGTCGCCGGCGGCGAGCGCCAGCAGCTCGAGGGGGCTCTTTCCGCCGAACAGCGGCTCGATCAGCGGCTGCACGACCGAAACGGTGCCGTCCCAGCTCCGAGCGTCCCCCCAGCTCTCCAGGTAGTGCGCTCGGTTGACATGCCACCGGCACGCGCGCCCCGTCTCATCCTGAGACTCTCCCAGATGGATGGACACGGGGACCTTGGCGAGCAGCTCGGGAAAGTCGAGGTCGGCGGGCGCGTCGTAGGCGGGATTGCCGCCGAGGACCAGGAGGGTGCCGACCTTCCCCGCCGCCATCCGTTCCGCCAGCTCGCCGATCGCCTCCAGATGATCCGGGCGATCGGGATCCGGGTCGGGGACGTAGGCCACCGTCCGCCCCACGGCGCCGAGGGCGTGGTTGGCGAGCGCCGCGAGAGCGTGAACGGCAGCCGGCAGCCGCGGGCCGGCGACGACGAGGGCGCGCCCGCGGTGCGCGGCCAGATCGTGCGCCAGGGTGAGCACGAACTCGCGCTCCGGGCCCTTCCCGACCGCCTCCGCGGCCGCGGCGAGCGCGCCGGCGAACTCCCCGGGCAGATCGCGGAGCAGCCCGTGTTCGACCAGGAGGTCGTGCGCGAGCAGCCATACCAGTCGGACGAGGCGGGAGGGCCGCACGGCGAGCCGATGATCGGCCAGAGCTCCGGTGAGCGAGACCCCCGGTTCGAGGGCGTACACGCGCGATAGGCTCCCGTCCTCGCCCCGCCGCCTCTTCGCGATCTCGCGGGCGAGCCGCACCCGGTCCGGGTGTTCGCCGATCAGATCGGCGTCGAGGCAGACCAGCACGTCGGCCGCGGCGGGCTCGAGCACGCTCCGCAGCGGCCGGCCGAAGAGGCGGCGTGTCGCCTCCCGCTCGGCGTCGAACGAGATCGGCTCGTATTCGTACCAGCGGGCTTGCGGCATCGCGTCGAGCAACCGCCTCCGCATCGCCGCCAGGCTGGGCGAACTCGACGCGGCGGAGAGGATCGCGAGCCCCTCGCCCCGCGCTCCGCGCAGCTCCTCGAAGTGTGCGGTGGCGAACTTCTTGAAGTCCCGCCAGCTCCGGG from Acidobacteriota bacterium includes the following:
- the ctaD gene encoding cytochrome c oxidase subunit I; the encoded protein is MDTTADDALAGAAEGTNYLTEPRGLLSWLFTLDHKRIGVMYLVSTLTAFFIGGVFALLVRTELLTPGKTIVDADTYNQMFTLHGAIMIFMFLIPGIPSAMGNFALPLMLGAKDVAFPRLNLASYWVYVLGSLFFIAAMLMNGVDTGWTFYAPYSTTTTTSVTTVVLGAFILGFASIFTGLNFIVTIHKLRRPGMGWFQMPLFAWALYATSIIQILATPVLGITLLLIAVERVMGVGLFDPALGGDPVLFQHFFWFYSHPAVYIMVLPAMGVASEIVSTFSRKHIFGYKFIAYSSVAIAVIGFLVWGHHMFTSGQSNLASTIFSFLTFAVAVPSAIKAFNWVATMYKGAVRLDTPMLYFLSFLWLFLIGGLTGLFLATLATDVHVHDTYFVVAHFHYVMVGGTVSALLGALHYWWPKMFGRMYNEKLGRIGAILVLVGFNLTFFVQFIAGTKGMPRRYYNYLPEFQKYHVISTMGSYLMGVAFLLILGYLLHSLFRGRPAPANPWGANTLEWHTTSPPPVHNFLSPPEVSDPYDHSGWRYDESVGGYVRAAAEGVRA
- a CDS encoding quinol:cytochrome C oxidoreductase, whose translation is MTLNDDRLDYSARGRRVALAGFLVAIAGFAAGPLLAGPDRFLRSYLVSFAYFLSLALGGLFFVLLQHLTKAGWSVLVRRLAEAVATAVVPLAVLCLPVLWALPSLYRWADPDHAAGDPLIAHKSGYLNVEFFVARWVLYFVCWCSYALYFHKLSREQDESGDPSLTIRMERASTHGMILYAVTQTFAAFDLLMSLDPHWFSTIFGVYFFGGSTVAIFSLLAVMLVRLQQAGYLQRSITAEHYHDIGKFLFGFVIFWAYIAYSQYMLIWYADIPEETEWFLKRQSGDWARVGLLLIVGHFLVPFLFLLSRVPKRRKGALAAVALWVLAMHWVDLYWVVMPEFSPGRVPLSIADLAGLAAVGGVFVAWTAHRLGRAPLAPVRDPRLAESLALENA
- a CDS encoding heme-copper oxidase subunit III codes for the protein MAAGGSPVAGRRSPGRGLDPLLRRPQRPPGVGRLGLTLFLASLTMLFGAGLAGYLVTLLAAREWPPPGAPPLPRGLWLSSALALAVSGAVQRALQRIRAGDAGGLARWLRLALLCAFAFLASQAWNWTALAGRGGPAGVRNLYGFSFYFLTVLHALHVLGGLIPLGVTTARAAARRYAPGAHEGVSLCAAYWHFLAAVWLVIFAALHVGGMIR
- the coxB gene encoding cytochrome c oxidase subunit II — translated: MTDHPGTPIPAALLLGAAPGPFLPEQASDVAREVDFAFYFLTGVSAVFFVILVGATLWFMWRYRARPGREPEPSPSHNTALELTWSIIPAILLVMMFWYGFKGYMDMYVPPVDAYEINVEGQKWAWSFQYPNGYIDNELHLPAGRDVTLVLTSKDVIHSLYIPAFRVKRDAVPGRYNKVSFRAIKPGEYTLFCAEYCGTSHSDMLAKVVVHEPGDFERWLKRASDIVGRMPPAEAGELLYQKRGCKQCHSTDGSPGVGPTFKGIMGRRRVLTDGSEVVVDENFIRESILYPQAKVAAGFDPVMPTFQGRLKDEEIDAIIAYLKTLK
- a CDS encoding SCO family protein translates to MTSRLPIAALVAAAAAFSWPGAARAQVARELPPELQGVRIEEHLGRKIPLDLTFRDEEGREVRLGDFFGHGRPVILTLVYYECPMLCNLVLSGLVQALEEIDWTPGREFEIVTVSFNPRETSALARLKKRNYLEAYGRPQAEKGWHFLTGEEPAIEKLTQAVGFGYRWNEERKEYAHQAAIFLLAPDGKITRYLYGVLYEPRTLRLSLVEAAGGRIGSTLDRVVLYCFHYDASEGRYTPVVMNFVRAGAGLVVVLLALLLGSLWLRERARRGRASGDV
- a CDS encoding cytochrome c — encoded protein: MLSWLPLALVAKARFSTSTKPPIHLFTDMDQQRKFKTQSVNPLFRDARAMRPPVPGTVARGELQLDEHFYEGKVDGEWATTFPDQVKIDAEALRRGQERYNIYCAPCHGLAGYGDGMVSRRAEQLEEPAWVPPSSYHTDLVRSRPVGHIFNTITYGIRNMPGYGAQIPVADRWKIVAYVRALQRSQNASIEDVPEALRDSLRQEAAP
- a CDS encoding hydrogenase: MSTQAIGYRPYGEDTPLERPPLVLGDNDFHSITEKVSRVVERPKPPRGWYVSLAVSGLLTLVLLAMVVYLISTGIGVWGVNIPVGWGFAIVNFVFWVGIGHAGTLISAILFLFRQQWRTSINRAAEAMTIFAVICAGMFPAIHVGRVWFEYWIFPIPNWSGMWPNFRSPLLWDVFAVSTYFTVSLVFWYMGMIPDLATLRDRAPTKARRIAYGLLSLGWRGSARQWHRYEVTYLLLAALATPLVLSVHSVVSFDFAVAQLPGWHTTIFPPYFVAGAIFSGFAMVLTLLVPARQFFGLKELITMRHLENMCKIILATGTMVGYSYSIEFFISWYSGNLTEFFVFLNRAFGPYGWAYWIMFTCNAIVPQLFWFKRVRTNLVWMMIIGVLVNVGMWFERFVIVMSLHRDFLPSSWGIYIPTWVDILTLLGSFGLFFFLFTLFCRFAPFIAMAEVKSVMPASHPHRAAAGAGH
- a CDS encoding DUF3341 domain-containing protein, encoding MSGSTAERGDQGQLAGLLARYEDVDALLDACAQVRDAGYRQWDALTPFPVHGIEAAMGNRRTRLPWIVFAGGAAGAVTGLWLTWWTHAVSYPLVISGKPFFALPAYIPVVFELTVLFAALTAFVSMIALNGLPRPHHPLFGARGFDKVTDDGLFIFVDVADRMFDRVATAKLLEETGALSVEEVRDE
- a CDS encoding cytochrome c oxidase subunit 3 family protein, which codes for MWLFLATEVLLFSGLFCAYAIYRASHPETFRFAHRFLDWRLGGLNTVILITSSFTMAWGVREAQLGRRRALAVLLAITLLCGAGFMTVKYVEYKAKFEHHLLWGTKFSPDPELLAEHGAAAHESGAETGWAAGTAPEALLPKEPPANMHIFFGIYFLMTGLHGLHVLMGMLAIGWVLRRAVRGDFSSSYYTPVDLVGLYWHLVDLIWIFLFPLLYLIS
- a CDS encoding caa(3)-type oxidase subunit IV; the encoded protein is MTANAEPNTAAGSHGPGHISSLRQLVAVFVALLGLTVVTVAAAQVDLGDANVWIALGIAALKGSLVVLFFMHLRYDSPFNAVVFVAALVFVALFIGIALLDRESYQPQLIEGYAPAIQQAR